A single window of Flavobacterium aestivum DNA harbors:
- a CDS encoding DUF6607 family protein, whose protein sequence is MRIKAILFSIALLASQTGKSQDLKKQQDINSIKSMCGCYEVKFNFIETFKYSKDSINYKPSETKHDTGLEWVELVENQPNKIVLQHLLIVGTGENDIVKHWRQDWLYENTDLYSFYKDQTWKFNKLPAQNVKGQWTQKVFQVDDSPRYEGTASWVHVDGTDYWKNITDAPLPRREHTKRNDYNVLKRRNIQEITSFGWIHEQDNDKLVRDVNGKDALLAQEKGIDIYTKVDDSKCKLAQNWWKNNNEVWAKVRSKWEKIYASNKDLSLQNKVNKKSLFSVLFDLKPTASQAEVDAIIDSFVIK, encoded by the coding sequence ATGAGAATCAAAGCAATTCTATTTTCAATTGCATTATTAGCAAGTCAAACCGGCAAAAGTCAAGATCTAAAAAAACAACAAGACATTAATTCTATCAAATCAATGTGCGGTTGTTATGAAGTAAAGTTTAATTTCATCGAAACTTTTAAATATTCAAAAGACAGCATCAATTATAAACCATCAGAAACCAAACACGATACCGGACTAGAATGGGTAGAATTGGTAGAAAACCAACCCAACAAGATTGTTTTGCAACATTTATTAATTGTTGGAACCGGAGAAAATGACATTGTTAAACACTGGAGACAAGATTGGCTATATGAAAACACTGATTTGTACTCATTTTACAAAGACCAAACCTGGAAATTCAACAAATTACCAGCACAAAATGTAAAAGGTCAATGGACACAAAAAGTATTTCAAGTAGATGATAGTCCAAGATATGAAGGAACTGCAAGCTGGGTTCATGTAGACGGAACTGATTATTGGAAAAACATTACTGATGCTCCTTTACCTAGAAGAGAACACACTAAAAGAAATGATTATAATGTGCTAAAAAGAAGAAACATTCAGGAAATAACCTCATTTGGTTGGATTCATGAGCAAGACAATGATAAACTAGTTAGAGATGTCAATGGAAAAGATGCTTTATTAGCTCAAGAAAAAGGAATAGATATTTACACTAAAGTAGATGACAGTAAATGCAAATTGGCTCAAAATTGGTGGAAAAACAACAACGAAGTTTGGGCTAAAGTAAGAAGCAAATGGGAGAAAATTTACGCAAGTAACAAAGATTTGTCATTACAGAACAAAGTAAATAAAAAATCGCTTTTCTCTGTTCTATTTGATTTAAAACCTACTGCTTCACAAGCTGAAGTTGACGCTATAATTGATTCTTTCGTCATCAAATAA
- a CDS encoding DUF6686 family protein — MCNLKILNRTSNGILLYCHDRDMYQLLFNNLTFDLSSIEMTSFSNYLDQIDIDYWETEYQHSIYERKIPIPTLQSNFIILLNRKELEELRFLVDCVCEDKILKPVDINYLIISN, encoded by the coding sequence ATGTGCAATCTAAAAATATTAAATCGAACCTCTAATGGTATTCTACTGTATTGTCACGATAGAGACATGTATCAGTTACTGTTTAATAATTTGACTTTTGATTTGAGCAGTATTGAAATGACCAGTTTTTCCAACTATTTGGATCAAATAGACATTGATTATTGGGAAACCGAATATCAGCATTCCATTTATGAAAGGAAGATTCCAATTCCAACTTTGCAATCCAACTTTATAATTTTGTTAAACAGAAAAGAGTTAGAAGAATTACGATTTTTAGTAGATTGTGTTTGTGAAGACAAAATCTTAAAGCCTGTTGATATCAATTACCTAATTATTTCTAATTGA
- the argS gene encoding arginine--tRNA ligase, with product MSLSNILTPSIEKAIQTLFDVTIEKVEFQATRKEFEGDITMVIFPLLKLVKSNPVELGNKIGNYLVENVPEVARFNVVSGFLNIVIADQYYMNFFNEIRNIDKFGFVTPSANDKAVMVEYSSPNTNKPLHLGHVRNNLLGYSVAEILKASGKKVYKTQIINDRGIHICKSMLAWQKFGNGETPESTGLKGDKLVGNYYVAFDKAYKEEINQLISEGKTEDEAKKQAPIILEAQQMLLDWENGKPEVIALWKNMNQWVYDGFATTYKNLGVNFDSFYYESNTYLLGKDVVQVGLDKGIFEKDPDGSVWIDLTDEGLDRKIVLRSDGTAVYMTQDIGTAIQRVKDMQDVGGMVYTVGNEQDYHFKVLFLILKKLGFDWASNLFHLSYGMVDLPSGKMKSREGTVVDADDLMQEMTDTAQKIAEDLGKLDSYSAEEKSKLYNTIGLGALKYYILKVDPKKRILFNPEESVDFAGNTGPFIQYTYARIQSIIRKADFDFATNAGIVELHEKEKELVKQLELFPEVIQNAAHNHSPALIANYTYELVREYNSFYQAVSILGETDLNKKIFRVQLSKKVADVIADSFSLLGINVPERM from the coding sequence ATGTCATTATCCAATATTCTTACCCCATCCATAGAGAAAGCTATTCAAACCTTGTTTGATGTAACTATTGAAAAAGTCGAATTTCAAGCTACCAGAAAAGAATTTGAAGGAGATATTACTATGGTTATTTTTCCATTACTTAAATTGGTGAAAAGTAACCCTGTTGAATTAGGGAATAAAATTGGAAATTACCTTGTAGAAAATGTTCCGGAAGTTGCTCGTTTTAACGTAGTTTCTGGATTTCTTAATATTGTTATTGCAGATCAATATTATATGAATTTTTTTAATGAAATCAGAAATATTGACAAATTCGGATTTGTGACACCTTCGGCAAATGACAAAGCGGTGATGGTTGAGTATTCTTCGCCAAACACCAATAAACCATTACACTTAGGACACGTTCGTAATAATTTATTAGGATATTCAGTTGCTGAAATTCTTAAGGCTTCTGGCAAAAAAGTATACAAAACCCAAATCATCAACGATAGAGGAATCCATATTTGTAAGTCAATGTTGGCTTGGCAAAAGTTTGGAAACGGAGAAACTCCTGAATCTACAGGGTTGAAAGGAGATAAATTGGTTGGTAATTATTATGTGGCTTTTGATAAAGCATATAAAGAGGAAATCAATCAATTAATTTCGGAAGGAAAAACAGAAGATGAAGCCAAAAAACAGGCTCCAATTATTCTTGAAGCACAACAAATGCTTTTAGACTGGGAGAATGGTAAACCTGAAGTAATCGCGCTTTGGAAAAACATGAACCAATGGGTTTATGATGGTTTTGCTACTACTTATAAAAATCTTGGAGTGAATTTTGACAGCTTCTATTATGAAAGCAATACTTATTTACTAGGAAAAGATGTAGTTCAAGTAGGATTGGACAAAGGAATTTTCGAAAAAGATCCAGACGGTTCAGTTTGGATTGATTTGACCGATGAAGGATTAGATCGTAAAATTGTTTTACGTTCTGATGGGACAGCGGTTTATATGACACAAGATATTGGAACAGCAATCCAGCGTGTAAAAGACATGCAGGATGTTGGTGGAATGGTGTATACAGTAGGGAATGAGCAAGATTATCATTTCAAAGTATTGTTTCTTATTTTGAAAAAACTTGGTTTTGATTGGGCTTCAAATTTATTTCATTTATCATACGGTATGGTAGATTTACCTTCTGGAAAAATGAAAAGCCGTGAAGGAACTGTAGTTGATGCTGATGATTTGATGCAGGAGATGACTGATACAGCTCAAAAAATTGCCGAAGATTTAGGAAAATTAGATTCATACTCAGCAGAAGAAAAATCAAAATTATACAATACAATAGGTCTTGGAGCTCTTAAATACTATATTCTAAAAGTAGATCCAAAAAAACGAATCTTGTTCAATCCAGAAGAGTCTGTTGATTTTGCTGGAAATACGGGACCTTTTATTCAATATACTTACGCTAGAATCCAATCAATTATTCGTAAAGCCGATTTTGATTTTGCAACCAATGCTGGAATTGTGGAGCTTCACGAAAAAGAAAAAGAATTGGTAAAACAACTTGAATTGTTTCCTGAAGTGATACAGAATGCAGCACATAATCATAGCCCAGCTTTAATCGCTAACTATACGTATGAGTTGGTTCGTGAATACAACTCTTTTTACCAAGCCGTTTCTATACTTGGAGAAACTGACTTAAACAAAAAAATATTCAGAGTGCAATTGTCTAAAAAAGTGGCAGATGTTATTGCAGATTCCTTTAGTTTATTAGGAATAAATGTTCCAGAGAGAATGTAA
- a CDS encoding TonB-dependent receptor domain-containing protein, with amino-acid sequence MKTKLLVLFLLSFIGIAQAENPGIMSGKVINKTTNTPVPYASVVVKDADKVINGVVADDNGNFSIKNLELKKYTLEVEFIGYKKYTTSFELNTAKKTSSMNILLEEEATQLQSVDIVKEHSLIEQKTDRKVINVGKDLLSAGATAAEIMNNIPSVSVDPQTNAVSLRGNSNVRVFVDGKPSTVDASQLLQQIPSTSIKQIELITNPSAKYNPEGMSGIINIVLNKNAKIGFNGSINSGVTFGETPKTNSSFDMNYRNGKINMYGNYGLTTGKHHNYGNVQSFEPNEENYQDFNLNNDNNAHLAKVGLDYYLNDTNTISIYTTQNIDNGSGNSRVTVDFTNPSRTDLLQTFDSKTDNYTQTYNLDYKKKFKKEGHTLEFEGNYSNSKDTENTVYNVPSINDVNNKGENVLLNLDYTNPLTETIKLEAGLETRIENTKNDFHEYSANSTNSNFNYERKIYSAYTTFSKQWKKWNAQVGARFEKYTADALFQKLNEADGTFNDDLFTVYPSGFLNYTPNDNDSFNLSISKRVDRPSIDQVNPIRQWSTPQITSEGNPDLYPQFTNSIELNYTRKTKIGSITSGVFYRQINDEITRTLTENPNDTEKLILSYANLGDNNAYGVELSGNLDFTKWYTANISFDMYNKKTKGYVETEYVEVNVTTFNSRISNTFKASKNLRFQLTGMYRGEDLGLQFLRKPMWKVDLGSSLTVLKGSGTITARVSDLFDSMHFEFDATRPKVQTGEFHWESQTAYIGFNYRFGTGKNKAIQRKARDKNETQGSGGF; translated from the coding sequence ATGAAAACTAAACTATTAGTATTATTCCTACTGAGTTTTATAGGAATAGCCCAAGCTGAAAACCCCGGAATTATGTCGGGAAAAGTGATAAACAAAACAACAAATACCCCCGTTCCTTACGCTTCTGTTGTTGTAAAAGATGCCGATAAAGTAATCAATGGTGTGGTAGCCGATGACAATGGAAATTTTTCTATTAAAAACTTAGAATTAAAAAAATACACCTTAGAAGTAGAATTCATTGGATACAAAAAATACACCACCTCATTTGAATTGAATACTGCAAAAAAAACTTCTTCTATGAATATCCTTTTGGAAGAAGAAGCTACACAACTTCAATCAGTTGACATTGTTAAAGAGCATTCATTAATTGAACAAAAAACAGATCGAAAAGTCATTAATGTTGGTAAAGATTTACTAAGCGCAGGAGCAACTGCAGCCGAAATCATGAACAACATTCCCTCAGTAAGTGTTGATCCACAAACCAACGCGGTGAGTCTTAGAGGAAATTCTAATGTTAGGGTATTTGTAGATGGTAAACCATCTACTGTTGATGCATCACAGTTATTGCAACAAATCCCATCTACTTCAATCAAACAAATTGAATTAATTACCAACCCATCCGCCAAATACAATCCTGAAGGAATGAGTGGAATTATCAATATTGTATTGAACAAAAATGCTAAAATAGGTTTTAACGGAAGTATAAATAGTGGTGTTACCTTTGGAGAAACTCCAAAAACAAATTCATCTTTTGATATGAATTACCGTAACGGAAAAATTAACATGTATGGTAATTATGGTTTAACTACCGGAAAACACCATAACTATGGAAATGTACAATCATTTGAACCTAATGAAGAAAATTATCAAGATTTCAATCTTAATAATGACAATAATGCGCATCTAGCCAAAGTTGGTTTAGACTATTATCTTAATGATACTAACACAATTTCTATTTACACTACGCAAAATATTGATAATGGAAGCGGAAACTCACGTGTAACAGTAGATTTTACAAATCCTTCAAGAACAGATCTCCTACAAACATTTGATAGTAAAACAGACAATTACACCCAAACTTATAATTTAGATTACAAGAAAAAATTCAAAAAAGAGGGGCATACTTTAGAATTTGAAGGCAATTACAGTAACAGTAAAGATACCGAAAACACTGTATATAATGTTCCTTCCATAAATGATGTCAATAATAAAGGTGAAAACGTTTTGCTTAATTTGGATTACACTAACCCCTTGACTGAAACCATCAAATTGGAAGCCGGATTAGAAACTCGAATTGAAAACACTAAAAATGATTTTCATGAGTATAGTGCCAATAGTACCAATTCAAATTTTAATTATGAAAGAAAGATTTATTCAGCCTATACAACTTTTTCCAAACAATGGAAAAAATGGAACGCACAAGTAGGAGCGCGATTTGAAAAGTACACTGCCGATGCATTATTCCAAAAACTGAATGAAGCTGACGGTACTTTTAATGATGATTTATTCACGGTTTATCCTTCTGGTTTTTTAAACTATACACCAAATGATAATGACTCCTTTAATCTTAGTATCTCAAAACGTGTAGACAGACCAAGTATAGACCAAGTAAATCCGATACGCCAATGGAGTACACCTCAAATAACTTCTGAAGGAAATCCAGATTTGTATCCTCAATTTACCAATTCGATCGAATTAAATTATACTAGAAAAACTAAAATAGGTTCTATCACTTCGGGAGTATTCTACCGTCAAATTAATGACGAGATTACAAGAACTCTTACTGAAAACCCTAATGACACAGAAAAATTAATTTTATCGTATGCCAACTTAGGTGATAATAATGCTTATGGAGTTGAACTTTCAGGAAACCTAGATTTTACAAAATGGTATACTGCCAATATTAGTTTTGACATGTACAACAAAAAAACAAAAGGATATGTAGAAACTGAATATGTAGAAGTAAATGTAACTACTTTCAATTCTCGTATTAGTAACACCTTTAAAGCTAGTAAAAATTTACGTTTTCAATTAACAGGAATGTACAGAGGTGAAGATTTAGGATTACAATTCCTTAGAAAACCAATGTGGAAAGTAGATTTAGGTTCTAGCCTTACCGTGTTAAAAGGAAGCGGAACAATAACAGCTCGAGTAAGTGACTTATTTGACAGTATGCATTTTGAATTTGATGCTACAAGACCAAAAGTACAAACTGGTGAATTTCACTGGGAAAGCCAAACTGCATATATAGGTTTTAACTATCGTTTTGGAACTGGAAAAAATAAAGCAATTCAAAGAAAAGCAAGGGATAAAAACGAAACCCAAGGAAGTGGTGGGTTCTAA
- a CDS encoding 3-oxoacyl-ACP synthase III family protein, whose protein sequence is MYHSKITGLGYYVPDNVVTNDDLSKIIDTNDEWIQERTGIQERRHIIRGEDTTTSMGVKAAKIAIERSGVAAEDIDFVVFATLSPDYYFPGPGVLVQRDLGLRTVGALDVRNQCSGFVYALSVADQYIKTGMYKNILVIGSEVHSTGLDMTTRGRSVSVIFGDGAGAAILSREEDLTKGILSTHLHSEGLHAEELALTAPGMGARWVTDIIADNNPDDESYFPYMNGQFVFKNAVVRFAEVINEGLEANNLNVSDIDMLIPHQANLRISQFIQKKFELNDDQVFNNIQKYGNTTAASIPIALTEAWEQGKIKSGDTVVLAAFGSGFTWASAIIKW, encoded by the coding sequence ATGTACCATTCAAAAATAACGGGATTGGGATATTATGTCCCAGACAATGTAGTGACTAATGATGATTTGTCTAAAATTATAGATACCAATGACGAATGGATTCAAGAAAGAACAGGAATTCAGGAGAGAAGACATATCATTCGTGGAGAAGACACAACTACATCAATGGGTGTAAAAGCTGCTAAAATAGCTATAGAGCGTTCAGGTGTAGCTGCAGAGGATATTGATTTTGTTGTTTTTGCAACATTGAGCCCTGATTACTATTTTCCAGGACCAGGAGTTTTGGTACAACGCGATTTAGGATTAAGAACAGTTGGAGCGTTAGATGTGAGAAATCAATGTTCCGGTTTTGTTTATGCTCTTTCTGTAGCTGACCAATATATTAAGACAGGAATGTATAAAAATATCCTAGTTATTGGTTCCGAAGTGCATTCTACAGGATTAGATATGACAACACGTGGAAGAAGTGTTTCAGTAATTTTTGGTGATGGGGCAGGAGCTGCCATTTTGAGCAGAGAAGAAGATTTAACTAAAGGGATTTTATCTACTCATTTACATTCTGAAGGATTGCATGCAGAAGAATTAGCACTTACAGCACCAGGAATGGGGGCGCGTTGGGTAACTGATATTATTGCCGATAATAATCCGGATGATGAAAGCTATTTCCCGTACATGAATGGGCAATTTGTATTTAAAAATGCAGTGGTTCGTTTTGCAGAAGTAATTAATGAAGGTTTGGAGGCTAATAATTTGAATGTTTCGGATATTGATATGTTAATTCCTCATCAAGCCAATTTGAGAATATCTCAGTTTATACAAAAGAAATTTGAACTGAATGATGATCAAGTATTTAATAACATTCAGAAATACGGGAATACAACAGCAGCTTCTATTCCGATTGCTTTGACGGAAGCTTGGGAACAAGGGAAAATAAAATCAGGAGACACTGTGGTTTTAGCTGCTTTCGGAAGTGGATTTACTTGGGCAAGCGCGATTATAAAATGGTAA
- a CDS encoding ABC transporter ATP-binding protein translates to MLQVQNISFGYTEKIIIQNVDFTVAKGQNIAILGESGCGKSTLLKLIYGMYDLGEGRIFYNETEIKGPKYNLIPGMPFMKYLAQDFDLMPYETVAENVGKFLSNGFLPLKKLRVQELLEMVEMTEFAHVKAKLLSGGQQQRIALARVLALEPEVLLLDEPFSHIDNFRKNALRRNLFAYLKKKGITCFIATHDSTDALSFSDETIVLHQGRIIEKGPSAEVYTYPLNKYVASLFGEVNELKLSQLMPIEGEDEIVLLYPHQLKIDPNGSLRAIVKQSFFKGSRYLIKAAFDRKAIFFEHETALELNQEVVLRII, encoded by the coding sequence ATGCTTCAGGTTCAAAATATTTCATTCGGCTATACCGAAAAAATCATTATTCAAAATGTTGATTTCACAGTTGCCAAAGGGCAGAATATAGCAATTCTAGGTGAGAGTGGTTGTGGAAAGAGCACGCTCTTAAAGCTTATCTATGGCATGTATGATTTAGGCGAAGGCCGCATTTTTTATAATGAAACGGAGATAAAAGGACCTAAATACAATTTGATTCCCGGAATGCCGTTCATGAAATATTTGGCTCAAGATTTTGATTTAATGCCTTATGAAACGGTAGCCGAAAATGTTGGTAAGTTTCTTTCGAATGGTTTTTTACCTCTAAAAAAACTACGTGTCCAAGAATTATTGGAGATGGTTGAAATGACTGAATTTGCTCATGTAAAAGCGAAGCTATTAAGTGGTGGTCAGCAACAACGTATTGCATTAGCAAGAGTTTTGGCTTTAGAACCAGAAGTTTTGTTACTTGATGAGCCTTTTAGCCATATTGATAATTTTAGAAAAAACGCCTTGCGTAGAAACCTTTTTGCTTACTTAAAGAAAAAGGGAATTACTTGTTTTATTGCAACTCATGATAGTACAGATGCCTTATCATTTTCTGATGAAACTATAGTTTTGCACCAAGGAAGAATTATAGAAAAAGGACCATCGGCGGAGGTTTATACTTATCCTTTAAATAAATATGTTGCTTCTCTTTTTGGAGAAGTAAATGAACTGAAATTGTCACAATTAATGCCAATTGAAGGAGAGGATGAGATTGTTTTATTGTATCCGCATCAATTAAAAATTGATCCAAACGGTTCTTTACGAGCAATAGTAAAGCAATCTTTTTTTAAGGGTAGCCGTTATTTGATTAAAGCAGCTTTTGATAGAAAAGCTATTTTTTTTGAGCATGAAACTGCTTTAGAACTCAATCAAGAAGTAGTGTTGAGGATTATTTAA
- a CDS encoding OmpA family protein, which yields MKKIAILGLSSLLVLSFLFTSCESVKNANNTQKGAGIGAIAGGVIGGIIGANSGHAAAGAAIGAAIGGGTGALIGNSMDKQAREIDEALPGADVERVGEGIRLVLKEDAVRFDVNKSTLTAQAKANLDKLVPVFKEYGDTNIEIFGYTDNTGKPEYNLTLSQKRAESVKMYLISKGLVSSRFKTSGFGIADPIATNDTPDGRSQNRRVEFAITANQKMIDDAKKKQ from the coding sequence ATGAAAAAAATAGCAATTTTAGGATTAAGCAGTTTATTGGTACTAAGTTTTCTTTTTACAAGCTGCGAATCAGTGAAAAATGCCAATAATACGCAAAAAGGAGCTGGTATTGGTGCAATTGCAGGAGGAGTTATTGGAGGAATAATTGGTGCAAATTCAGGACATGCCGCAGCTGGTGCTGCTATTGGTGCTGCTATTGGTGGTGGAACTGGAGCACTTATCGGAAATAGCATGGATAAACAGGCAAGAGAAATTGATGAGGCACTTCCTGGAGCCGATGTTGAAAGAGTAGGTGAAGGAATTCGTTTGGTTTTAAAAGAGGATGCTGTTCGTTTTGATGTAAATAAATCTACTTTAACCGCTCAAGCAAAAGCCAATTTAGATAAGCTAGTTCCAGTATTTAAAGAATATGGTGATACTAATATTGAAATTTTTGGTTATACAGATAATACAGGAAAACCAGAATACAACTTAACACTTTCTCAAAAAAGAGCAGAATCTGTAAAAATGTATTTAATATCGAAAGGATTAGTGTCTAGCCGTTTCAAAACATCTGGTTTTGGTATTGCAGACCCAATTGCTACGAATGACACCCCAGATGGTAGAAGTCAAAATCGTCGTGTGGAATTTGCCATTACTGCTAATCAAAAAATGATTGATGACGCCAAAAAGAAGCAATAA
- a CDS encoding lipocalin family protein, with translation MRKILLLCSMAILVFACKSAPTPPATPQPVSNAPMTKLDKTSQVGMKGNWEITKVVYPGSDYIKVNSFNLADSKCFIGSTWKFISNNNKGTMTLNNSNCTAFTSDITWYVNKEGQFVLKILDEGLKSKKVKTGFVLGVRNQSENEFQLVDKINVGGKDTDVVYQFQRATN, from the coding sequence ATGAGAAAAATTCTGTTATTATGCTCGATGGCCATTTTGGTTTTTGCATGTAAATCTGCACCTACACCGCCTGCTACGCCACAGCCGGTTTCTAATGCTCCAATGACAAAATTAGATAAGACTTCTCAAGTTGGTATGAAAGGAAATTGGGAGATTACCAAAGTAGTATATCCGGGTTCTGACTATATTAAAGTAAATTCTTTTAATCTTGCTGATTCAAAATGTTTTATAGGAAGTACATGGAAATTTATTTCAAACAATAATAAAGGAACCATGACTTTGAACAATTCAAATTGTACTGCTTTTACGTCAGATATCACATGGTATGTGAATAAAGAGGGGCAGTTTGTTTTGAAAATATTAGATGAAGGACTAAAGTCTAAGAAAGTGAAAACCGGATTTGTCCTTGGAGTAAGAAATCAATCAGAGAATGAGTTTCAATTGGTTGATAAAATAAATGTTGGAGGTAAAGATACAGATGTTGTTTACCAATTTCAAAGAGCTACTAATTAA
- the htpG gene encoding molecular chaperone HtpG, with translation MTTGKINVSVENIFPLIKKFLYSDHEIFLRELISNGTDATLKLKHLTSIGEANVEYGTPIIEVKIDKEAKKIHIIDQGLGMTADEVEKYINQVAFSGAEEFLDKYKDSAKDSGIIGHFGLGFYSAFMVAEKVEIITKSYKDEPAAHWTCDGSPEFSLEPADKTTRGTEIILHVAEDSLEFLEESKISGLLNKYNKFMPIPIKFGTKTETLPKPEDAPEDYVAETVEIDNIINNPNPAWTKQPTELSDEDYKNFYREMYPMQFEEPLFHIHLNVDYPFNLTGILYFPKLGSDMQIQRDKIQLFQNQVYVTDNVEGIVPEFLMMLRGVVDSPDIPLNVSRSGLQADGAVKKISNYITRKVADKLKSLFNENREDFEKKWNDIKIVLEYGMLSEDKFYEKAGAFVLYPTVDDKYFTLEELKENLKEKQTDKNGKLVVLYAGNKEAQHSYIEIAKDKGYEVLLLDSPIISHLIQKIEGDNSDMHFVRVDSDHIDNLIKKEENAISKLSEEEKESLKTVLETIVPKQTYTVQLEALDSDAAPFIITQPEFMRRMKEMSQTGGGGMFGMGNMPEMYNLVVNSNSDLALSILNNTDKLAQESLVKQALDLAKLSQNLLKGEALTAFVKRSFDLIK, from the coding sequence ATGACAACAGGTAAAATTAATGTTTCAGTTGAAAACATCTTTCCTCTAATCAAGAAGTTCTTATACAGTGATCACGAAATTTTCTTGCGTGAATTGATTTCAAACGGAACCGATGCGACTTTAAAACTAAAACACCTTACTAGTATTGGTGAAGCCAACGTTGAATATGGTACACCAATTATAGAAGTTAAAATTGACAAGGAAGCAAAAAAAATCCACATCATTGATCAAGGATTAGGAATGACCGCTGATGAAGTAGAAAAATACATCAATCAAGTGGCTTTTTCTGGAGCTGAAGAATTCCTCGATAAATATAAAGATTCTGCCAAAGATTCTGGTATTATTGGTCATTTTGGTCTTGGTTTTTATTCTGCTTTCATGGTTGCAGAGAAAGTTGAAATTATCACCAAATCATACAAAGATGAACCAGCTGCTCACTGGACATGTGACGGAAGCCCAGAGTTCTCATTAGAGCCAGCTGACAAAACTACCAGAGGAACTGAAATTATTTTACATGTTGCCGAAGATTCTTTAGAATTCTTGGAAGAATCTAAAATTTCAGGCTTATTGAATAAGTACAATAAGTTTATGCCTATTCCAATTAAATTTGGAACAAAAACTGAAACGCTTCCAAAACCGGAAGATGCACCAGAGGATTATGTTGCAGAAACAGTAGAAATTGACAATATCATCAACAACCCTAACCCAGCCTGGACTAAACAACCAACAGAATTATCGGATGAGGATTATAAAAATTTCTATCGTGAGATGTATCCAATGCAGTTTGAAGAACCATTGTTTCATATTCACTTAAATGTAGATTATCCATTTAATTTAACTGGTATTTTGTATTTCCCAAAACTGGGATCTGATATGCAAATTCAGAGAGACAAAATTCAATTATTCCAAAATCAAGTTTATGTAACAGATAACGTAGAAGGAATTGTACCTGAATTCTTGATGATGCTTCGTGGTGTTGTTGATTCTCCAGACATTCCATTGAATGTTTCTCGTTCAGGATTACAAGCAGATGGTGCTGTAAAGAAAATTTCTAACTATATCACTCGTAAAGTTGCCGATAAATTAAAATCTTTATTCAACGAAAACAGAGAAGATTTTGAGAAAAAATGGAATGATATTAAAATCGTTCTGGAATACGGAATGCTTTCTGAGGATAAATTCTACGAAAAAGCAGGAGCTTTTGTTTTATACCCAACAGTAGATGACAAATACTTCACGCTAGAAGAATTAAAAGAAAACCTAAAAGAAAAACAAACTGATAAAAACGGAAAATTAGTTGTCTTATACGCTGGGAATAAGGAAGCACAACACTCTTACATCGAGATAGCAAAAGACAAAGGTTACGAAGTTTTACTTTTAGATTCTCCAATTATCTCTCACTTAATTCAAAAAATTGAAGGCGATAACAGCGATATGCATTTTGTTCGTGTCGATTCTGACCACATTGATAATTTAATCAAGAAAGAAGAAAATGCCATTTCTAAATTATCTGAAGAGGAAAAAGAAAGTTTAAAAACTGTTCTTGAAACTATTGTTCCAAAACAAACTTACACTGTACAACTAGAAGCTTTAGATAGTGATGCGGCTCCATTTATCATCACGCAACCTGAATTCATGCGCAGAATGAAAGAAATGAGCCAAACAGGTGGTGGAGGAATGTTCGGAATGGGGAATATGCCTGAAATGTATAATTTGGTTGTTAACAGCAACTCTGATTTAGCTTTAAGCATATTAAACAATACTGACAAATTAGCTCAGGAAAGCTTAGTAAAACAAGCTTTAGATTTAGCTAAATTATCTCAAAACTTATTAAAAGGAGAAGCTTTAACCGCTTTTGTAAAAAGAAGTTTTGATTTGATAAAATAA